A genome region from Musa acuminata AAA Group cultivar baxijiao chromosome BXJ3-5, Cavendish_Baxijiao_AAA, whole genome shotgun sequence includes the following:
- the LOC135638071 gene encoding polyadenylate-binding protein 2-like: protein MQVDYACTSEVVRMHFQSSGTVNRVTILTDTFGQPKGFAYVEFLELEAVQEALKLNESFLHGRRIRVMAKRTNIPGKKQFRPRRFNPYMGRPVRRAFMAPPRFSAPYGYGKAPRFKSSMRYRPF from the exons ATGCAGGTGGATTATGCTTGCACGTCGGAAGTAGTACGGATGCATTTCCAGTCAAGTGGGACAGTTAACAGGGTGACTATTCTGACGGATACATTTGGCCAGCCGAAGGGTTTTGCCTACGTTGAATTCCTGGAGCTCGAGGCTGTTCAAGAAGCTCTAAAATTGAATGAATCTTTTTTACACGGCCGTCGAATCAGA GTGATGGCTAAGCGAACTAATATCCCAGGAAAGAAGCAGTTCCGCCCACGGCGGTTCAATCCATACATGGGACGACCCGTCAGGAGGGCGTTCATGGCACCACCACGTTTCTCCGCCCCTTACGGTTATGG GAAGGCTCCCAGATTCAAGAGCTCCATGCGCTATCGGCCTTTCTGA
- the LOC135638070 gene encoding polyadenylate-binding protein 3-like has translation MEEEEHEIYGGEIPDEVDSVADVETSNTAAELGEMKKRLKAMDEEAAALREIQAKVEKEMSAIQDPASTSASETSKAEVDSRSVFVGNVSPEFRSLVNTSLMRVFIPCNARYCTWEILWLF, from the exons ATGGAGGAGGAAGAGCATGAGATCTACGGTGGAGAGATCCCCGACGAAGTCGACTCGGTTGCCGACGTCGAAACCTCTAACACCGCCGCG GAATTGGGCGAGATGAAGAAGCGGCTCAAGGCGATGGACGAGGAGGCCGCTGCCCTGCGCGAGATACAGGCAAAGGTCGAGAAGGAGATGAGCGCCATCCAAG ATCCTGCTAGCACATCTGCAAGTGAAACAAGTAAAGCGGAGGTTGATTCTCGATCTGTATTTGTTGGCAATGTAAGTCCAGAATTCCGTAGTCTTGTCAACACCTCACTCATGAGAGTTTTTATACCATGTAATGCTCGGTACTGCACTTGGGAAATATTATGGCTGTTCTGA